A window from Gopherus flavomarginatus isolate rGopFla2 chromosome 4, rGopFla2.mat.asm, whole genome shotgun sequence encodes these proteins:
- the LOC127049461 gene encoding zinc finger and SCAN domain-containing protein 29-like: MPPRTKRAPAWTNAELQDLISVWGEEAVQAQLHSRRRNYDTYGQISQSLMRRGHERDALQCRVKIKELRSAYCKALEGNRRSGAAPTTCPFYQELDAILGCDPTANPRSTMESSEQGEVGEVVEDGDSEATGVEGDTPESQYTCSQELFSSQEEASQSQQLEVDGEEETEDRARVTLTTAAGSPASRRLQNLRRNPRKSKEELIKSVMSHYSRESRKTQEWREKMYEWRQSVHEWRQTESRRKELSAKKTTKQMISLLARQTESFESLVAMQTNMYRCNPQPS, encoded by the exons atgcctccacgcaccaaacgagccccagcatggaccaatgcagagctgcaggacctcataagtgtttggggagaggaggctgtgcaagcacagctgcactccagaaggagaaattatgatacctatgggcagatatcgcagtccttgatgagaaggggccatgaacgggacgcgttgcagtgcagggtcaaaattaaagagctgaggagtgcttactgcaaagctcttgagggaaatcgccgctcaggagctgcccccacgacctgccctttttaccaggagctggatgccatacttgggtgtgaccccactgccaatcctaggagcacgatggagagttcagagcagggagaagtgggggaggttgtagaggacggcgacagtgaggctactggcgtggagggagacaccccggagtcccagtacacatgcagccaggagctcttctcaagccaggaggaggctagccagtcgcagcagctggaagttgatggtgaggaagaaactgaggatcgtgctcggg tgaccttgactactgcagccggatcaccggcctcacgtaggttgcagaacttgagacggaatcctagaaaatcaaaagaggaattgatcaaatctgttatgagccactacagcagagaaagtaggaagacacaggaatggagagagaagatgtatgaatggagacagagtgtacatgaatggaggcaaacagaaagcaggagaaaggaattgtctgccaaaaaaaccacaaagcagatgataagcctcctggctcgccaaactgagtctttcgagtctcttgtagccatgcagacaaatatgtaccgttgtaacccacagccctcctaa